Genomic window (Luteibacter yeojuensis):
GCGTGGCGGGACAACTGCACGCGGACGAAGGCCTGGAGGCCCAGGCCGAGCGCGCGAGGCTCGAGCCGGGCGCCATAACCGGCGATCACCCCGTCCGCCTCCAGCTTCTGCACGCGGCGGAGGCACGCCGAGGGCGACAGGTTCACCTCCGCGGCGAGTTCGGCGTTGCTCATGCGGCCGTTGGCCTGGAGGGCGGCGAGGATGCGCAGGTCGGTGCGATCGAGATTGATTTGCACGATTATGGCGCTCACTTAATGAGATTCGGCTGATTATTGCTCAATAAGCCCACGTCTACGCAACATTGCAAACCTATTGCGTACATCCTTGGCTAAGCTGTTGCTTAGAGACCACTCCCGCAACCCCGAAGGAGGCCCGCCATGGACACCCCCCGCCGCGTCGAACACCAGCAGACCGACCGCGGATACGTGCCCGTCTATGCGACCGGCACGGTGGAGCAACCGTGGGCGAGCTATTCGAAGACCGACCATGAGGTCTGGGACACCCTGTACCGCCGCCAGCGCGAGCTGCTGCCCGCCTACGCGTGCCAGGAGTTCCTCGACGGCGTCGAGCGTTTCGGCCTGGGGGATGGCGGTATTCCGCGCTTCGCCGACCTGAACAAGGTGCTTGGCAAGGCGACGGGTTGGGAGTTGGTGGCCGTCGAGGGCCTCCTCCCCGACGAGGTCTTCTTCGACCATCTCGCCAACCGGCGTTTCCCGGTGAGCTGGTGGATCCGCAAGCCGGATCAACTGGACTATCTCTCGGAGCCGGACCTGTTCCACGACCTGTTCGGCCATGTGCCCCTGCTGCTCAATCCCGTGTTCGCCGACTACATGCAGGCTTACGGCAAGGGCGGCATGAAGGCCCATGCGATCGGGCCGGAGGCGCTGATGAACCTCACCCGCCTCTACTGGTACACCGTGGAATTCGGCCTTATCCGGACCGACAAGGGCCTGCGCATCTATGGCGCCGGCATCGTCAGCTCCAAGGGCGAGTCGATCTACTCCATCGACTCCCCGGCCCCGAACCGCATCGGTTTCGACCTCGAGCGCGTGATGAACACGAAGTACCGGATCGACACCTACCAGCAGACCTACTTCGTGATCGACAACTTCGAACAGCTGTTCGAGGCGACCCGCCCGGACTTCACGCCGATCTACGCGAAGCTGGCCCAGGGCACCCCGGTCGCGGCGGCGGACGTGCTTCCGACGGACACGGTGTACCAGCGCGGCACGCGCGAAGGCTTCGCCTCGGGCGGAGACAACTGAAACTCAACGGAGGCCTAACGATGGGCTCCCTAGGATGGGCCCACTTCCGTTCAGAACAGGGTGGGTTCATCGTGGTCGTCTTCGATATTCCGTTCGAGTCCGTCGGTCCGGGCCTCTGGCTTCTGCAGAAGAACGAATGCGAGATCGGCGAGTTCTGCTCGCGCGACGACGCGCTGGAATGTGCGCTCAACGAAGCCCGCCGGATCGAGGCCGCCAACGCGGCCTCCGACATCGTACTGAACATCCAGGGCAACGATGGCGTGTGGCGTGCGTTCGACACGTCCATCCGGCCGTATATGTCGCGGGTGCAGCACGCCTGATCCGGCCCCGTAGTGTGTAAGAGCCGCCATGGCGGCGAGGGGGTCTTGCCCCGC
Coding sequences:
- the phhA gene encoding phenylalanine 4-monooxygenase, with translation MDTPRRVEHQQTDRGYVPVYATGTVEQPWASYSKTDHEVWDTLYRRQRELLPAYACQEFLDGVERFGLGDGGIPRFADLNKVLGKATGWELVAVEGLLPDEVFFDHLANRRFPVSWWIRKPDQLDYLSEPDLFHDLFGHVPLLLNPVFADYMQAYGKGGMKAHAIGPEALMNLTRLYWYTVEFGLIRTDKGLRIYGAGIVSSKGESIYSIDSPAPNRIGFDLERVMNTKYRIDTYQQTYFVIDNFEQLFEATRPDFTPIYAKLAQGTPVAAADVLPTDTVYQRGTREGFASGGDN
- a CDS encoding Lrp/AsnC ligand binding domain-containing protein, with product MIVQINLDRTDLRILAALQANGRMSNAELAAEVNLSPSACLRRVQKLEADGVIAGYGARLEPRALGLGLQAFVRVQLSRHASEAIDAFTERVAGWEEVISCYALTGDMDYLLQVYVADLDGFSRFLLDRLLNASGVADVNTSFVLRTVKASTALPLGNVRS